One window of the Diospyros lotus cultivar Yz01 chromosome 12, ASM1463336v1, whole genome shotgun sequence genome contains the following:
- the LOC127786728 gene encoding mitochondrial carnitine/acylcarnitine carrier-like protein, whose translation MGDVAKDLLSGTVGGASQLIVGHPFDTIKVKLQSQPTPLPGQPPKYSGAMDAVRQTLASEGPRGLYKGMGAPLATVAAFNAVLFTVRGQMESLLRSEPGMPLTVNQQIVAGAGAGVAVSFLACPTELIKCRLQAQSALADAGGAAVVVKYGGPMDVARHVLRSEGGIRGLFKGLVPTLAREVPGNAAMFGVYEALKQYLAGGQDTSKLGRGSLIVAGGLAGASFWAFVYPTDVIKSVIQVDDYKNPKFSGSMDAFGKILRSEGAKGLYKGFGPAMTRSVPANAACFLVYEVTRSSLG comes from the exons ATGGGTGATGTTGCCAAGGACCTACTTTCTGGGACAGTTGGGGGGGCTTCTCAGCTGATTGTTGGGCATCCATTCGATACGATCAAGGTCAAACTCCAAAGCCAACCCACTCCACTCCCGGGCCAACCCCCCAAATACTCGGGTGCCATGGATGCTGTCAGACAAACATTAGCGTCAGAAGGCCCGAGGGGCCTGTACAAAGGCATGGGGGCGCCACTGGCTACAGTTGCAGCCTTCAATGCCGTCCTCTTTACAGTGAGAGGACAAATGGAATCTCTATTAAGATCTGAGCCCGGCATGCCTCTCACAGTTAACCAGCAGATCGTAGCTGGGGCTGGGGCTGGAGTTGCCGTCTCCTTTCTTGCTTGCCCCACTGAATTGATCAAGTGCAG GTTGCAAGCCCAGAGTGCACTGGCAGATGCCGGTGGAGCCGCTGTGGTGGTGAAGTATGGAGGGCCAATGGATGTGGCCAGGCATGTTCTCCGGTCAGAGGGCGGCATTAGAGGCCTCTTCAAGGGCTTGGTTCCAACATTGGCACGGGAAGTACCGGGCAATGCTGCAATGTTTGGTGTCTATGAAGCCTTGAAACAATACCTTGCCGGAGGGCAAGACACGTCGAAGTTGGGAAGAGGTTCTCTGATCGTGGCTGGAGGCCTGGCCGGAGCTTCATTCTGGGCCTTTGTGTATCCAACCGATGTCATCAAGAGTGTAATTCAGGTGGATGACTACAAAAATCCCAAGTTTTCGGGCTCCATGGACGCGTTCGGTAAGATCCTTAGGTCAGAGGGAGCGAAAGGGTTGTACAAGGGGTTTGGACCTGCCATGACCCGAAGTGTGCCGGCAAATGCAGCATGTTTCTTGGTGTATGAAGTAACGAGGTCTTCTCTGGGTTGa